Proteins from one Coffea arabica cultivar ET-39 chromosome 8c, Coffea Arabica ET-39 HiFi, whole genome shotgun sequence genomic window:
- the LOC113706947 gene encoding protein NRT1/ PTR FAMILY 1.1-like: MVVGRESRSKYSTHIIAVEEVEVPTCMTENSADDEQVEGMITKPLLKDDHDCFSAKGGFRTMPFILANEAFAQVASCGLQPSMILYLTGEYHLNMATGSNIIFLWSAATNFMPLLGATVADSFLGRFRMILFGCVISLLGMALLWLTSMIPQVKPPPCHESNKNCSSATSFQLSLLCSCFGLMSIGFGGIRSSSLAFGADQLQKAGGHNNGRVLESYFSWYSALSTISLLIAYTCIVYVQENLGWQVGFGIPVMLMLLSTLSFSLASHLYVKLKAKSSLIVEMLQVAVASYRKRHIELPTESSKMLYHHHRGPSICLPSEKLRFLNKACISLDPEKDLTTDGTAADPWSLCTVNQVEDLKSILKVIPLWSTGMIMSVNNSQLSFSVLQAKFMNRKFGPNFEMPAGSCSMFAVVGAVLWIPFYLQIILPVASRILGRPVHPSTRERMGIGVALSFVGMIVAATVELKRRSLAIREGYSDDSAAVVDISLLWLLPQSFLIGAGAIANMVAQNEFYYSEFPRSMSSISCTLSLLGISAANLVSSFLMNAIDKLSKLGGKESWISTNVNKGHYDYYYWVLAGLSMLNMIYFLICNKAYGPGKEDKKETTFHEQDE, translated from the exons ATGGTTGTTGGACGAGAATCAAGATCAAAATACTCGACACATATTATTGCAGTAGAAGAAGTAGAAGTCCCTACATGCATGACGGAGAATTCCGCTGATGATGAACAAGTAGAAGGGATGATTACAAAGCCTTTACTTAAGGATGATCATGACTGTTTTTCAGCAAAAGGTGGCTTCAGAACCATGCCATTCATTTTAG CCAATGAGGCTTTTGCGCAGGTGGCAAGCTGCGGGCTACAGCCTAGCATGATTCTGTACTTGACGGGAGAGTACCATCTGAACATGGCTACTGGGTCTAACATAATCTTTCTTTGGTCAGCAGCAACAAATTTCATGCCCCTTCTTGGTGCTACAGTTGCAGATTCATTTCTGGGTCGATTTCGGATGATCTTATTTGGTTGTGTTATTAGTCTTCTG GGAATGGCTCTTTTGTGGCTAACAAGTATGATTCCACAAGTAAAGCCGCCTCCATGTCATGAATCGAATAAAAATTGTAGCTCTGCGACAagttttcaactctctctcttgtgttcttgttttggACTCATGTCTATTGGATTTGGAGGAATTAGGTCTTCATCCTTAGCTTTTGGTGCTGATCAGTTACAAAAAGCAGGTGGCCACAACAATGGACGGGTTCTGGAGTCCTATTTCAGCTGGTACTCTGCGTTATCCACAATTTctcttttaattgcttatacTTGCATTGTCTACGTACAAGAAAACTTGGGATGGCAAGTTGGTTTTGGCATTCCGGTCATGCTCATGTTGTTGTCAACTCTGTCATTCTCCCTGGCTTCGCACTTATATGTCAAGTTGAAGGCTAAATCAAGTTTAATTGTTGAAATGCTTCAAGTGGCTGTAGCCTCTTATAGGAAACGGCATATAGAATTGCCAACAGAGAGCTCAAAAATGCTGTACCATCACCACAGGGGTCCATCAATTTGTCTTCCAAGTGAAAAACTAAG GTTCTTAAACAAAGCTTGCATCAGCTTAGATCCTGAGAAAGACTTGACAACAGATGGAACAGCGGCAGATCCCTGGAGTCTTTGCACAGTAAATCAAGTTGAGGACCTGAAGTCGATTCTCAAAGTGATCCCCTTATGGTCCACAGGAATGATAATGTCGGTAAATAACAGCCAGCTCTCATTTTCTGTACTTCAAGCAAAGTTCATGAACCGAAAATTTGGTCCAAACTTCGAAATGCCAGCTGGTTCTTGTAGTATGTTTGCCGTTGTTGGTGCAGTACTATGGATACCTTTTTATCTTCAGATAATCCTGCCTGTTGCATCAAGAATTTTGGGGAGACCTGTTCATCCTTCGACAAGGGAAAGAATGGGAATTGGAGTGGCCCTTTCTTTTGTAGGCATGATAGTGGCAGCAACAGTGGAGCTTAAACGACGTAGTCTGGCTATCAGGGAAGGATATTCAGATGATTCAGCTGCAGTGGTGGACATATCATTACTTTGGCTTCTTCCCCAATCTTTCCTGATCGGCGCTGGTGCAATTGCAAATATGGTTGCACAGAATGAGTTCTATTATTCCGAGTTTCCAAGAAGCATGTCAAGTATATCTTGTACTCTTTCCTTACTTGGGATATCTGCGGCAAATCTTGTTTCAAGTTTTCTTATGAACGCCATCGACAAACTCTCGAAACTGGGAGGAAAAGAAAGCTGGATTTCGACCAATGTCAATAAGGGTCACTATGATTATTACTACTGGGTGCTTGCTGGCTTAAGTATGCTTAACATGATTTATTTCCTCATTTGCAACAAGGCTTATGGTCCTGGCAAAGAAGATAAGAAAGAGACGACTTTTCATGAACAGGATGAGTAG
- the LOC113706954 gene encoding protein NRT1/ PTR FAMILY 1.2-like gives MVAGREPRSKHLTHIIAVEEEEAEVPTCMMENSADDEQESMITKPLLDDHDGFSGKGGFRTMPFVLANEAFAQVASYGLQPSMILYLTREYHLNMATGSNIIFLWSAATNFMPLLGAIVADSFLGRFRMILFGCVISLLGMALLWLTSMIPQAKPPPCHESNKNCSSATSFQLFLLCSCLGLTSIGFGGITSSSIAFGADQLQKAGGHNNGRVLESYFSWFLNKACIILDPEKDLTTDGTAADPWSLCTVNQVEDLKSILKVIPLWSTGMIMSVNNSQLSFSVLQAKFMNRKFGPNFEMPAGSCSMFAVVGAVLWIPFYLQIILPVASRILGRPVHLSTRKRMGIGIALSFVGMIVAATVEVKRRSLAIREGYSDDSDAVVDMSLLWLLPQSFLTGAGATANIVAQNEFYYSEFPRSMSSISSTLSLLGMSAANLVASFLMNAIDELSKLGGKESWISTNINKGHYDYYYWVLAGLSVPNMIYFLICSKAYGPGKEDKEETTFHEQDD, from the exons ATGGTTGCTGGACGAGAACCAAGATCAAAACACTTGACACATATTATTgcagtagaagaagaagaagcagaagtCCCTACATGCATGATGGAGAATTCTGCTGATGATGAACAAGAAAGTATGATTACAAAGCCTTTACTTGATGATCATGACGGATTTTCAGGAAAGGGTGGCTTCAGAACAATGCCATTCGTTTTAG CCAATGAGGCTTTTGCGCAGGTGGCAAGCTATGGGCTACAGCCTAGCATGATTCTGTACTTGACGAGAGAGTATCATTTGAACATGGCTACTGGGTCTAACATAATCTTTCTTTGGTCAGCAGCAACAAATTTCATGCCCCTTCTTGGTGCTATAGTTGCAGATTCATTTCTGGGTCGATTTCGGATGATCTTATTTGGTTGTGTTATTAGTCTTCTG GGAATGGCTCTTTTGTGGCTAACAAGTATGATTCCACAAGCAAAGCCGCCTCCATGTCATGAATCGAATAAAAATTGTAGCTCTGCGACAAGTTTTCAACTCTTTctcttgtgttcttgtttaggACTCACGTCTATTGGATTTGGAGGAATTACGTCTTCATCCATAGCTTTTGGTGCTGATCAGTTACAAAAAGCAGGTGGCCACAACAATGGACGGGTTCTGGAGTCCTATTTCAGCTG GTTCTTAAACAAAGCTTGCATCATCCTAGATCCTGAGAAAGACTTGACAACAGATGGAACAGCGGCAGATCCCTGGAGTCTTTGCACAGTAAATCAAGTTGAGGACCTGAAGTCGATTCTCAAAGTGATCCCCTTATGGTCCACAGGAATGATAATGTCAGTAAATAACAGCCAGCTCTCATTTTCTGTACTTCAAGCAAAGTTCATGAACCGAAAATTTGGTCCAAACTTCGAAATGCCAGCTGGTTCTTGTAGTATGTTTGCCGTTGTTGGTGCAGTACTATGGATACCTTTTTATCTTCAGATAATCCTGCCTGTTGCATCAAGAATTTTGGGGAGACCTGTTCATCTCTCGACAAGGAAAAGAATGGGAATTGGAATTGCCCTTTCTTTCGTAGGCATGATAGTGGCAGCAACCGTGGAGGTTAAACGACGTAGTCTGGCTATCAGGGAAGGATATTCAGATGATTCAGATGCAGTGGTGGACATGTCATTACTTTGGCTTCTTCCCCAATCTTTCCTGACTGGCGCTGGCGCAACTGCAAATATAGTTGCACAGAATGAGTTCTATTATTCCGAGTTTCCAAGAAGCATGTCAAGTATATCTTCCACTCTTTCCTTACTTGGGATGTCTGCGGCAAATCTTGTAGCAAGTTTTCTTATGAACGCCATTGACGAACTCTCAAAACTGGGAGGAAAAGAAAGCTGGATTTCGACCAACATCAATAAGGGTCACTATGATTATTACTATTGGGTTCTTGCTGGCTTAAGTGTGCCTAACATGATCTATTTCCTCATTTGCAGCAAGGCTTATGGTCCTGGCAAAGAAGATAAGGAAGAGACAACTTTTCATGAACAAGATGACTAG